One region of Pagrus major chromosome 7, Pma_NU_1.0 genomic DNA includes:
- the LOC140999415 gene encoding tumor necrosis factor receptor superfamily member 1A, whose amino-acid sequence MFLVFPLILAVLSTGQSNAQVTSSLCQSSPVCPADYEMEKEPCLYNRDVECDCKKGFYSKSGYHHRKDCQPCPHEHHNGGGAGDDSVKWQRCLEEPECQRKCIPLSSTIPNPTITSFETPSATTTTASAISTSASNSTDPVKTPVPPSSAYPSFWLFLAVLVAIFLALSLLLLLFTRNPCPCWRVNKALEPPVEDPIFSDQRSHQGSSPTTLILNISEETPMMPLSQSPAPSEYPAHIGPVLLDTEHKAARQGEPLEHWPAIVLYAIIKEVPLRRWKEFLRLLSVADQQLERVELEAGLGLGSMERQYQMLRLWSQRSTSSLNDVFSALHYMDLSGCAQLLQENLEKLQ is encoded by the exons ATGTTTCTG GTTTTCCCACTGATACTTGCTGTCCTTTCCACTGGCCAGAGTAACGCTCAGGTGACCAGTTCATTGTGCCAGTCCAGTCCAGTGTGCCCAGCTG ATTATGAGATGGAAAAAGAGCCCTGTTTATATAATAGGGATGTGGAATGTGACTGTAAAAAGGGCTTCTACAGTAAAAGCGGTTACCACCACAGAAAGGATTGCCAGCCGTGCCCCCATGAACATCACAATGGTGGAG gGGCTGGCGATGACTCCGTGAAGTGGCAAAG atgtttGGAAGAACCTGAATGCCAGAGGAAATGTATTCCTCTATCTTCTACAATTCCAAATCCAACTATAACCTCCTTTGAAACTCCATCTGCAACTACAACGACAGCTTCAGCTATAAGCACTTCAGCTTCAAACAGCACGGATCCTGTCAAAACTCCAGTTCCACCTTCCT CAGCGTACCCATCATTCTGGCTGTTTCTTGCAGTGCTTGTGGCGATATTTCTGGCACTCTCTttgctcctgctgctcttcaCCAGGAACCCTTGTCCCTGCTGGCGTGTGAACAAAGCTCTGGAGCCGCCCGTCGAGGATCCCATATTCAGCG ACCAACGCAGTCATCAAGGCAGCAGCCCGACCACACTG ATATTAAACATATCAGAGGAAACTCCCATGATGCCTCTCAGTCAGAGTCCAGCCCCATCAGAATATCCAGCCCACATTGGCCCCGTACTGCTGGACACTGAACACAAAG ctgCCAGACAAGGGGAGCCATTGGAGCACTGGCCGGCCATTGTCCTCTATGCGATTATCAAGGAGGTGCCTTTGCGTCGGTGGAAGGAGTTCTTGCGTCTGCTCTCAGTGGCTGACCAGCAGCTGGAGCGGGTGGAGCTGGAGGCCGGTTTGGGTCTGGGCTCCATGGAGAGGCAGTACCAGATGCTGAGGCTGTGGAGCCAACGCTCCACCTCGAGCCTGAACGATGTCTTCTCTGCCTTGCACTACATGGATTTATCTGGCTGtgctcagctgctgcaggagaacCTGGAGAAGCTGCAGTGA